From the Streptomyces sp. Sge12 genome, the window ATGAGACGGCCTAGCCCCGTACCCCGCACAGGTGCAGCAGTGCTGCCACGCCCCGGTACGGATCGCTGCGCCCGGCGCGGTCCTCGGCGGCCAGCAGCCGCTCCAGTTCCCCGTCGGGCGGCAGGACCTCGCCCGCCTCGGTGCCGTCGGTGAAGACGCGCACCCCGTACCAGGCCTGCAGCGGCGCGCCGATCCCCGACAGGGTGGCCGTCAGGCCGGCCAGCCGGTCCGCGCGGACGTCCAGGCCGAGCCGGTTCGTGTAGTCGATGGAGTCGAAGGCGGCCAGGGCGGCCTTCCAGTCGCCGTCCAGACCCGGCCGCATGGCGAGCGCGTCGCCGTTGCGCACCAGCAGGGACAGCAGTCCGCCCGGGGCCAGCATCCGGGCCAGCCCGGCCAGCATGGCGTCCGGCTCGGGCACGTACATCAGCACCCCGTGGCACAGCACCACGTCGAAGCTGCCCGGCAGGAAGTGGGCCCCGGTCTCGCGGCCGTCGCCCTCCATGAGGGTGACCCGGTCACGGATCCCTTCGGGCTCCGCGGCCAGCGCCTCACGGGCGACGGCCAGCATGCCCGGGTCCTGCTCCAGGCCCGTCACCTTGTGCCCGGCGCGGGCCAGCCGCAGCGCCTGCGTGCCCTGGCCCATGCCGACGTCGAGCACGCGCAGCCGCTGCCCGACCGGGAAGCGGTGCGCGATCTGCTCGTCGACCTGCCGGCCCACGAGTTCCTGCCGGACCGCGTTGCGCAGTCCGCCCAGGCCTTCGAGCCAGAGCCGGGCACCTTCTGCGAAGCCTTCCCCCGACGCGCCGGGCGTCGCTCGGCTCAGGGCCGTTCCCCGCGCTTGACCTGCGGCTTCGGCAGGCGGAGCCGGCGCATCTGGAGGGTGCGCATGAGGCCGTACGCGATCGCGCCGCGGCGCGGCTCGTTCGGGAAGCGCTCATTGAGGGACTTGCGGAGGCGGAAGACCAGGCCGATGGAGTCGAGGATGATCAGGACGATCACACCGAGCCACAGCATCAGCGCGATGCTCTGGATCGCCGGCTGGCGCACCATGCTCAGCACGAGGATGACCACGGCCAGGGGCAGGAACATCTCGGCGACCGAGTAGCGGGAGTCCACGTAGTCGCGGACGAACCGGCGCACGGGACCCTTGTCACGGGTCGGCAGGTAACGCTCGTCGCCATTGGCCAGCGCCTCGCGCTGCTTGGCCATCTCGCTGCGGCGACGCTCACGCGCTCGCTTGGCATCCTCCTTGCGGTTGCCGGTCGAGGCCACCACGGCCTTGCGCTGCGACTGGGCCACAGCACGCTTCGGCGTAGGGCGGCCCTTCGGGGCCTGCGGGTCACGGGGCTGCGAGAGGTCGGCGCTCACCTTGTCGGTGGCGGCGGCCTTCTCTTCCTTGGAGGAGCGGCTACCAAACACAAAACCCAAGCGTACGTGGTTGCGGGCATGGGCCCCACCCCGCTGGGGAACGATCCGGCAACGGCGGGCGTCTTCCCATTGCACGGTGTGTGCGGTGGGCCCGCTCTCCTGGGATCACCTACTCCTTACGCCTGATGGGGCGCGGGCGTAGTCGTCCTGGAGGAGGAGCGCATCCGTACTCGAACAGTGCGGTAATGGAGACAGGGCCCGTACTGTGGGTTCTGTCGGTGACCTGGAGCACAGTCCGTCTAGAAGGGGGCGCGCGAAGCCCATGAGCGGTGTCATGAAGCGTATGGGGATGATCTTCCGCGCGAAGGCGAACAAGGCCCTTGACCGGGCCGAGGACCCGCGCGAGACCCTCGACTACTCGTACCAGAAGCAGCTGGAGCTGCTCCAGAAGGTGCGCCGCGGAGTCGCCGACGTCGCGACCTCCCGCAAGCGCCTGGAGCTGCAGCTCAACCAGCTCCAGGGGCAGTCCGCGAAGCTGGAGGACCAGGGCCGCAAGGCCCTCGCCCTCGGCCGCGAGGACCTGGCCCGTGAGGCCCTCTCCCGCCGCGCCTCGCTCCAGCAGCAGGTCAGCGATCTGGAGGTGCAGCACCAGACCCTTCAGGGCGAGGAGGAGAAGCTGACGCTGGCCGCGCAGCGGCTCCAGGCCAAGGTGGACGCCTTCCGGACGAAGAAGGAGACCATCAAGGCCACCTACACGGCGGCCCAGGCGCAGACCCGGATCGCGGAGTCCTTCTCCGGCATCTCCGAGGAGATGAGCGACGTCGGCCTGGCCATCCAGCGGGCCGAGGACAAGACCGCCCAGCTGCAGGCCCGCGCCGGCGCGATCGACGAGCTGCTGGCTTCCGGCGCGCTCGACGACCGGAGCGGACTCGGCTCCAAGGACGACATCCAGGCCGAACTGGACCGCCTCTCGGGCGGCTCCGACGTGGAACTGGAGCTCCAGCGCATGAAGGCCGAGCTGGCGGGCGGCCCGTCCGCCCAGCAGCAGGCCATCGAGGGCGGCGCCCAGGGCAACGGGCAGCAGCCGCAGACTCCGCACCGGTTCGACAAGCAGTAGGACGGGGCCCGTCATGATTGTCCGCATCATGGGGGAAGGCCAGGTGGAGCTGGCGGACAGCCACCTCGCCGAGCTCAACAA encodes:
- a CDS encoding class I SAM-dependent methyltransferase, giving the protein MGRQVDEQIAHRFPVGQRLRVLDVGMGQGTQALRLARAGHKVTGLEQDPGMLAVAREALAAEPEGIRDRVTLMEGDGRETGAHFLPGSFDVVLCHGVLMYVPEPDAMLAGLARMLAPGGLLSLLVRNGDALAMRPGLDGDWKAALAAFDSIDYTNRLGLDVRADRLAGLTATLSGIGAPLQAWYGVRVFTDGTEAGEVLPPDGELERLLAAEDRAGRSDPYRGVAALLHLCGVRG
- a CDS encoding DUF3043 domain-containing protein, with the translated sequence MFGSRSSKEEKAAATDKVSADLSQPRDPQAPKGRPTPKRAVAQSQRKAVVASTGNRKEDAKRARERRRSEMAKQREALANGDERYLPTRDKGPVRRFVRDYVDSRYSVAEMFLPLAVVILVLSMVRQPAIQSIALMLWLGVIVLIILDSIGLVFRLRKSLNERFPNEPRRGAIAYGLMRTLQMRRLRLPKPQVKRGERP
- a CDS encoding PspA/IM30 family protein, yielding MSGVMKRMGMIFRAKANKALDRAEDPRETLDYSYQKQLELLQKVRRGVADVATSRKRLELQLNQLQGQSAKLEDQGRKALALGREDLAREALSRRASLQQQVSDLEVQHQTLQGEEEKLTLAAQRLQAKVDAFRTKKETIKATYTAAQAQTRIAESFSGISEEMSDVGLAIQRAEDKTAQLQARAGAIDELLASGALDDRSGLGSKDDIQAELDRLSGGSDVELELQRMKAELAGGPSAQQQAIEGGAQGNGQQPQTPHRFDKQ